Within Vigna unguiculata cultivar IT97K-499-35 chromosome 2, ASM411807v1, whole genome shotgun sequence, the genomic segment TTAAACACGAAGATTGTTttgaatgtatatttaaaatgtaCTATACACTTTGAAAGACTTTGGATAGATTTGAAAGACTTTGATTAGATGTGAAGTGGAATGTATATTTTGGAAGAATAAGAAATTCCACAATACAGAAGCAACAGAACCATTCATGCCTTATCTTAGGTCAGCTATTTAAAGGATCATGCtcaaataaaaaccaaatttcaaataaaactatattCCATCATGTCATAAAGATTTGACAAAACTTAATGTCCTTGACCCATAAAATTTAGCAAACAAACATTAGATTGGCAAAGTTTAACAATTTCTCAATAAATTGTGAACCTTTTTCTTCAAcaactaataaatttataatgacTCTGAAAATGTTTCCCTGGTTTACAGGAAAATCTAAACTCAGTTTCTACATTGTGACGCAGGGTTTGGATATGAAAATGGCCTTTCTTTCAGATGACCTAACTAGTTGGTATGGCAGAGAGAAACAGTCTATATAGCAATGACAGTTACATTTTACGGATTATCCAGCAATAACATCCATATTCAGGTAACATTATGCACAATATCAAGGtcctttaatatttatatattaatgcaggaaatcaataacaataccTTGTTTCTTAATGTCTTATCTGCACCTTTAAGCAGCAGAAGCCTCACTACATTGGGTTTCTGAGTTTGAACTGCAAGATGTAATGGTGTCCAGCCATCCTGAAACAGGGTAAACAAATTAAGTTCTCAATACGAACTGAAAAAGATTACAATGTAGGTATGCTAAGTACGAGAACAATTGACCATACCTTGTCCTGAAGATTTATATCCACATTATAGAATAAGAGTAACTCAATTGTCTCGGTAGAACCTGTTTGTACAGCATAGTGCATCAAGGTGGCCCCCTCCTGTTCCCATACATAAACAATAAGGTAGATGCATAAAATTACCATCAGCAAGCAACTAGTCCTATGATACTACTATGCTGTTAGATTAAGATGGAACGATAAGAGTAACAATTTCTCAATGGAATGGGGGACGCAAagacacaaaataaaaatttaaagaggAAAATTAGGAAGCAAAGGCTCACATTTGCAACAACAACAATTACGTAAGTGTTTACTCACTTTATCCTTTACAAAAGGGTTAGCTGAGTTTCTCAGAAGATAGTTGGTTATGGCCTGCTTTTTGCCAATGGCCTTGTGAAGGACAGTCAAACCATCCTGGAAACAAAGTAAATCACCATTATTTAAATCAACGacttcataatttttattctcCCATATGAAAAGTTAGAATTTATATACCTTATCAACTGCATTGATATCAACATTATGCTTCAACAAAGAATCTAAAAGGAAAGATTCTCCACATGCAGCAAATGTATGCAGAGGAAGCCATTTACCCTGAAAATAATGTCAGCAttagccaaaaaaaaaaatgcattattCACCAAACTCTTTCCCAATAAGAATCAGAACCCTTTCGATCAATCATGGTtctgaaaagaagaaaatacaaCATCCTACAACGTTATTGTAGCCCCAATTCACCAGTCCAAAGAAGACAGATAAACAGCAACAAGACATCAACAACTACTAAGATTGCTCAATAACATCCAGTCGTGGAACAAATGATCACTAAGCCTAGTAAGCCATGACAATGCAGGAAAACGATAGAATTTCATCTTGGCAATAATACATGCATAATGAGAACAAAACACAGGTCATTGTAATTTGTTCGTCAGACACAGAAAACTCACTGAAGTAGCAGTAGCCAAGTCCGGCATTCGCTTGTTCAACAAGAACATCTCCTCCTTACTAATAACAAACAAATTCCGACAACCTATTCATTCAGCCACGAAAATATCAATACCACATTCCCAACACACAAAAAAGATACACATCCAATACTAAGTGATTTTAGCTTCTCCAGAAAACTGATTTTGATCTTAACATAAATTATTACCGTCACGGGTTGTGTTAGCTCGAGGGTTGTAGCTCCCACTACTGAAAAACTGTAAGACATCCTCCAAACTCTTCCCCTGAACAACCCCTCTCGGATTCTTAGGCTCTACACGCTCACCATTGAAGTCAGGTCCTGGAACCTTCTCATCGACGGGAAATCTAGAAGGGTTTTTGAGAACCAGAGGATTCAGCTTTTTCAATATTTCCTTCTTAGAAGCCTTGTACTCGTTCCAATTCACATCCCTGTAGGGACTCGACGACACTTTTCCATtttcctttctcttcttctccacCGTTCCGTTGAACCTAATTTTCTCGGCACCACTGAATGGAACCACCCCTCTTCGATTCTTCTTCTTGCGCCGTTTGTTAATGGTGATTTTCGTCTCCGCCTGAGCCTCTCTCCACTTGTCCGGAACCAAATTCTCGCGGTTAATCGGCGTTACTTTCTTCCCTGAACCCGTTTTAGGTTTGGGGTTGTTGTTGTCGTTTAGGAAAACGGCGCCGTTTTCGAATATGCCGTCTTCGAAGATGACGTAGTTGCGGTTCTTTTGGGAGTGGGCATTCCATTTGGCGGGAAATTGAAGGGATTGTAGAGATTGGAACCGGAGGGGAGAGATGGCTAAAGGAAAATTGATATGGTGAGAGAAGAGATTGTGAGGTTGAGCATTGAACAAAACAGTGGAAAAGTTGAACATGGCGGCTTCCATTTCCGGTTCCTATGCTACTGCTGCAAATACTAGGATAAAACAACAAACAACATTGGATCTAAACAAAATCCTTAAAATCAGAAAAAATCAAATAGGTGTTGATGATTCTGTACCAAATTTCATTGGATATATCATATGCTTGGTATGCCATTTCTCAATCATCAACCATAACATTGGATTTATATATACTTCTTGAGTTCGAACCTCAAATTTTGAATcacattgaagaaaaaaacatggcaaccatttttattcctttttttctttttctttattctcataTGATTTAACCAATTACTTCACAACCCATAATTCTGGTTCAGGTCTTTGGCGAAAACCTAAAATCAAAAGCTAATGAGTAGTTCATCAGACACTAATATTCATCTCAAAATgtacatttaaaattttttcatacAGACAGAGAATAGATTAAACAACTAATCACTAATAACGTGTTTAagattcaaaattatatataaaaaaaaaagcttttttCACCAgtgattttaagaaaaaacgtttaacttttttcataaactaaaattattttttaaggaaaaactaaaatataaatttagagaaaaaGACAATCTGTGCAAGTTAAACTTATGATTAGACGAAttttaacatgtaaaaaaaactgatttcatatttttcctCCTAAAAGgtgtttataataaaatttacccAAAGAAGACATCAATTATGCAATGTGTTTGATCAAAGTTTTATACCGATGGTGTGGTAGCTTACAATTTAAATTGTTCAATCCATATTTTTAgccaaatttaataaatgcggttTCCTCGcatctagggatggcaacggggcgggacggggacgggtttcgttatcccataaccatccccgcataaaaaattcatccccatccccatacccaaacccaacgggtatcaaacttttttcccatccccatccccatccccaccgggtaacgggtataatctcgtacccatacccgtgcccgtgttctaactacttcaatattaatttttataaaagaaaaaaaattacggtaaagaaaacataatattatgaaatattcaatattaggaggattttcttcgatgccaaataccttaaaataaattataattgtttacattttatattagaataccaaataaaatttcatgtgaaccaaaacatttgttaaatttgcaaactacaacattgatgaacttagttgataaaattaaaaaatatttcaaaaaatataaaaggaaaacaaatatttaaattaaaatatattttaaatgtttgtttacttcaattttttaaattctaatgaatatcttttttatacactaataaaagttataatatatcacttgatcaaaatgacacaaagaataaataataaacataataataaaaggaaaacaaatattcaaattaaaatatattttaaatgtttgtttacttcaattttttaaattataatgaatctcttttttatacactaataaaagttataatacatcacttgatcaaaatgacacaaagaacaaataataaacataataataaaattttgacatagattttgtatcttttgaacttcaatatatgttggatagtgacaaaaaaatattcatagcaattacattaaatttttatattgtagtaaataaaagttatttatacaattaaagtggaaaaaattacagtatgattaatagtgagttataaaataacaaataattagatagaatatatcgaaatattattctacatgatgaaaataaacagtaaataaaaatattaaaagactaacaaatgtgtgttttagaaataatttgagagactatcgaaagaaatcgcacaaaggaaatcaaatgtataattaaggtatgataaaatgaaaaataccttacagaactaattattaaattatgtttgaagtggttaaaattaaatagaaatatcattagtgaccaaaaaatttgtcattaaattacatataaattagtaattaaattggtcactaaatcaagtacagattcgatcattgaatcggtcactaatttagtcattgattcagacaataaatcaactactaccaccaatgacgaaaaatagtgactgatatgggttactgactaaatcagtcaccatttcatgtttttcttgtagtgaattatcatatactattcctaaatatcattatatatatatatatatatatatatatatatatatatatatatatatatatatatatatatatatatatatatataaaattttaatcacttcaaacagaatttaaagtgaaaaaattacattatgattaataatgagttataaaataaaaaataattagatagaatatatcgaaatattattctacatgatgaaaataaaaaaaataaataaaaatattaaaaaactaacaaatgtgtgttttagaaataatttgagagactatcgaaaaaaatcacacaaaggaaatcaaatgtataactaaggtatgataagacgaaaaatatcttagagaattaagaaaacttttcaaatattaacatataattaatggttgaaaaataacgaaaattattttaatgaaacaaaagagttcttcaaattaaacaaaaattaataataataataagtaaagaattttttttatattatcttaaattgagagtataaacattctcatgtgaaagaaaaatttataataaataaaaatattaaaaaataatataaatattcaaatgtgaggcataattttttttaattaacatacatcattttaacataattacataaaggttatgataagataaaaaatatattggagatgagaatgagtttcatgacaaatgaaataattaaaagaaataaaaaatagaaaaaaaaaatatatatatataggggttacttgattaattgtgaatattttaataatttaaacgagaatggagatatggcggggacgggtattatggcgggtatatgtacatccccatacccatccccatccccatacccaactgaaaaagtcggggattccccatacccatacccagtcaatgcggggattccccgtcaaaacggggacgggttcggacaatacccacggggacgggtttatttgccatctctactggCAACAAGCTGATAGAGAAAAAACTATCACTGCCTAGATTTTCAATAAAAGATAGTTTATAGCATTTCCCATAggagtttttataattatgttaacaTAAGTTTAGcacaaacaagttatttagaattAAAACTGAGATTTTAGGTATGCTTGGTGTATTGTATgagaatcaaattttaaaaaatggcaagtcatttttcttttcttttccatgaAAATGTTCCATTTTCCTatcatttaaatacattttattcaATATAGTACAATGTTGTACTTGTCCTAAAATCTCCATATGCTGAAGGGTGCTAATTCTCTTGCAAAATTTCTCAAAGGTTAATCATCGTTTTGATACATGTCTAACTCGCCTTAGAGGCTGCTTAAACAACTTGATTAGCTCATACGTTCTGGCACTTTGTCCAGAGTAAAGGCAAAGGTCAAGTGGAGTTAAACCATCCTGCACAAAAAAAcagagaaattgaaatgtaagatcaacaaaaaagaaataaattaccAGAATTAAGCACCTACAAAAACAAACCGAACACTCAATCCCTATTCCAAGGTTTCTCTAGTTTAGTAACAGTAGAAACTTTTGAAGATTCTAACAGCAGAAACAAAGCTGCATGAAACACAGGACTTCGAAGAGACATTAGGCATGAATTAACAATTCCTCAGTTACTGTAACAACAACATTAATATGATCTATCCTAAGTAGGTTGGCTACTTGACACATCATGCTCCATCCAAAACCAGTTTTTCCATAAAAAAGTTAATCAATGTCAAAGACATAGCACAACTTTTTGTTACTTGTGATTGTCGATATATAAGTTTTTCAAACAATTATGTTGTTGGCAAAGTTAAATATCCTCaatcatttttgaaaaaaatatcttcaatAACTAAAAAACTTAATGACATCCGAGAGGTTGGTTTCTTTGGTTGAAGGGTGAATCTGGTGTTAATatctaaaattcaaaattgttAATCAAGATTTGGATATCAGAATGACCTTTCATTAAAATCACCTAACCACATATGCCAGAGATAGGAGTGgacaaaaaatccaattttcttTATCCGATCTACTTCTGTtctgatccaatccatttaagatctattttattaaaaaattcaatccattttatAAGATTTGGATTTCAATCAgatctacattttata encodes:
- the LOC114174361 gene encoding ankyrin repeat domain-containing protein, chloroplastic-like, with protein sequence MEAAMFNFSTVLFNAQPHNLFSHHINFPLAISPLRFQSLQSLQFPAKWNAHSQKNRNYVIFEDGIFENGAVFLNDNNNPKPKTGSGKKVTPINRENLVPDKWREAQAETKITINKRRKKKNRRGVVPFSGAEKIRFNGTVEKKRKENGKVSSSPYRDVNWNEYKASKKEILKKLNPLVLKNPSRFPVDEKVPGPDFNGERVEPKNPRGVVQGKSLEDVLQFFSSGSYNPRANTTRDGCRNLFVISKEEMFLLNKRMPDLATATSGKWLPLHTFAACGESFLLDSLLKHNVDINAVDKDGLTVLHKAIGKKQAITNYLLRNSANPFVKDKEGATLMHYAVQTGSTETIELLLFYNVDINLQDKDGWTPLHLAVQTQKPNVVRLLLLKGADKTLRNKDGLTPLDLCLYSGQSFQTYVIIKLLKQPQEYL